Proteins from a single region of Granulicella tundricola MP5ACTX9:
- a CDS encoding cytochrome c3 family protein: MANVVQDPKIHPEAVVGDFTTPNPLVTFKLDDVAFTYGSRWKQRYFTKRGDDYYVLPAQWDIQKKRWLPFHVEKGTDWWVPHYGESNMERPTSTLCDGCHSVNFNIETKQVTEWNVGCEKCHGPGSLHVAHPTKQNIVNPDKLDSVRGNDTCIQCHSQGQPVGNPIAGKYYDWPVGYLPGARLVDYWKLEELKPGVTGFYQYADLTAHKNRMQGNDFVQSNMYHREIRCSDCHQVHSNTVSNLRMPSNALCLGCHTKENPAGLKGTVSEHTHHAEGSKGSQCVACHMPKIEATIKDSFVSAHTFRFITPAQTEQSGIPNPCTSCHADKSTTWATKELIAWTSVSPWRVAQ, encoded by the coding sequence ATGGCAAACGTTGTTCAGGACCCCAAGATTCATCCAGAGGCTGTGGTCGGAGATTTCACAACTCCGAACCCGCTGGTGACCTTCAAGCTGGACGACGTTGCGTTCACCTATGGCAGCCGCTGGAAGCAGCGCTACTTCACCAAACGAGGCGACGATTATTATGTGCTGCCCGCGCAGTGGGATATCCAGAAGAAGCGTTGGCTCCCGTTTCATGTCGAAAAAGGCACGGACTGGTGGGTTCCCCATTACGGTGAGAGCAACATGGAGCGCCCCACCTCGACGCTCTGTGATGGTTGCCACTCCGTCAACTTCAACATCGAAACCAAGCAGGTCACGGAGTGGAACGTGGGCTGCGAGAAATGCCACGGTCCCGGCAGCCTGCACGTCGCACATCCCACCAAACAGAACATCGTCAACCCGGACAAACTCGATTCTGTGCGGGGCAACGACACCTGTATCCAGTGCCATAGCCAAGGCCAGCCCGTGGGCAATCCCATTGCGGGCAAGTATTATGACTGGCCGGTCGGCTATCTTCCCGGCGCGCGCCTTGTCGACTACTGGAAGCTTGAAGAGCTGAAGCCCGGCGTCACCGGGTTCTATCAATATGCGGACCTGACGGCTCATAAGAATCGCATGCAGGGCAATGACTTTGTGCAGAGCAATATGTATCACCGCGAGATCCGCTGCTCGGACTGTCATCAGGTCCACTCCAACACGGTCTCGAACCTCCGCATGCCCTCCAATGCATTGTGTCTGGGCTGTCATACGAAGGAGAATCCAGCCGGATTGAAGGGCACGGTCAGTGAGCATACCCACCATGCTGAAGGCAGTAAGGGGAGCCAGTGTGTGGCATGTCATATGCCGAAGATTGAAGCGACGATCAAGGACAGTTTCGTGAGCGCCCATACCTTCCGATTCATCACTCCGGCTCAGACCGAGCAGTCGGGCATCCCGAATCCATGCACGTCCTGTCATGCAGATAAGTCGACAACATGGGCGACGAAAGAGTTGATCGCATGGACCAGCGTGTCACCCTGGCGGGTGGCGCAGTAG
- a CDS encoding LacI family DNA-binding transcriptional regulator, whose product MPKKTAVNLAGGRRVGLKMLAEYLDLSPATVSFVLNNAPGRSIPPATRERVKAAAKKFGYQPSLIARSLQGLTTRTIGILIPELGEGYHSQVLSGAADLLMQEGYFFFTAHHRHKKDLVAEYPQLLRSRGIDGILAIDTHLEAELPAPAVCVAGHTVIPGLTNVVLDHHRAAELALGHLYRLGHRKIAYMHGQPFSSDSKTRWNATLQVARALSLRVSPDLVIRLDKDMSSPELGYPGIHQLLLRRKDFTAVLCFNDVSAIGSIRALHDAGLRVPHDVSVLGFDDIQAAAYVVPSLTTIRQPLHQMGSMAASLLLKKLAHEKIPDVVKLDPELVVRESTAAVRAVVRAARGTGKAGGAG is encoded by the coding sequence ATGCCTAAGAAGACTGCGGTGAATTTGGCTGGTGGGCGGCGGGTGGGCCTGAAGATGCTGGCGGAGTACCTGGACCTGAGTCCGGCGACCGTCTCGTTTGTGTTGAACAACGCGCCTGGGCGCTCGATCCCACCGGCGACGCGCGAACGGGTGAAGGCGGCGGCGAAGAAGTTCGGGTATCAGCCGAGTTTGATTGCGCGGTCGCTGCAGGGGCTGACGACGCGGACGATCGGGATTTTGATTCCGGAGCTGGGAGAGGGGTACCACTCGCAAGTGCTGAGCGGGGCTGCGGACCTGCTGATGCAGGAGGGATACTTCTTCTTTACGGCGCATCATCGTCACAAGAAGGACCTGGTGGCGGAGTATCCGCAACTGCTGCGCTCGCGCGGGATCGACGGGATACTGGCGATCGACACGCATCTGGAGGCCGAGTTGCCTGCGCCGGCGGTCTGCGTGGCGGGGCATACGGTGATTCCGGGACTGACGAACGTGGTGCTGGATCACCATCGGGCGGCGGAGCTGGCGCTGGGACATCTGTATCGGCTGGGGCATCGGAAGATTGCTTATATGCATGGGCAGCCGTTCAGCTCGGACTCGAAGACGAGGTGGAATGCGACGCTGCAGGTGGCGCGTGCGCTTTCGCTGCGGGTGTCGCCTGACCTGGTGATTCGGCTGGATAAGGATATGAGCTCGCCTGAGCTGGGGTATCCGGGAATTCATCAACTGCTGCTACGGCGCAAGGACTTTACGGCGGTGCTTTGCTTCAATGACGTTTCGGCGATTGGCAGCATCCGTGCGCTGCACGATGCGGGGCTGCGGGTGCCGCATGATGTGTCAGTGCTGGGGTTCGACGATATCCAGGCGGCGGCTTATGTGGTTCCGAGTCTGACGACGATCCGTCAGCCGCTGCACCAGATGGGCAGCATGGCGGCGAGCCTGCTGCTGAAGAAGCTGGCGCATGAGAAGATTCCGGATGTTGTGAAGCTCGATCCGGAGCTGGTGGTGCGGGAGTCGACTGCGGCGGTGCGGGCGGTGGTGCGTGCGGCTCGTGGGACGGGTAAGGCTGGGGGCGCGGGGTAG
- a CDS encoding MFS transporter, translating into MRVAMQGVAKSKTFPWGALPLYLGFFGTGIGVALPGALLPALQMRWHLQDEQSGRLFLMAWIGSSLGALLVRRSLRTTLVFGSLGVAVGAAGLALSGGHGVNALMALYGMGLGATMTSVSLIRQQQTVGSGTEMVRLNLVWAIGACACPSLTVHALGAGDFGPVLLGLAGCFLALAGAALAQRELMVLTAGAEVGDAWAIFRRMPLGLIAMIFLVTGIEASAGGWLTTYTRRGGHELAEAVAAPTCLWAGLLLSRLFWSVRDKWLSEAVVVRGSLVLMTAAAVLLVATTHGVAILAAAFLLGFGIGPTYPLLLGWALRYQRGGAIFFVAGVGSACLPWMTGLVSAERGSLRMGLVVPMVGTAVMLLVAMVSPVRSWGGAVPVKTRFGTPLGDNPG; encoded by the coding sequence ATGAGGGTTGCGATGCAGGGTGTGGCTAAGAGCAAGACGTTTCCGTGGGGTGCGCTTCCGCTTTACCTGGGGTTCTTTGGGACGGGGATTGGGGTGGCGCTGCCGGGGGCGCTGCTGCCGGCGCTGCAGATGCGGTGGCACCTGCAGGATGAGCAGAGTGGGCGGCTGTTTTTGATGGCCTGGATTGGGTCTTCACTGGGGGCTTTGCTGGTGAGGCGCTCGCTGCGAACGACGCTGGTGTTTGGGAGCCTGGGGGTTGCGGTGGGGGCTGCGGGGCTGGCGCTGTCTGGCGGGCATGGGGTGAATGCGCTGATGGCGCTGTATGGGATGGGGCTGGGGGCGACGATGACCTCGGTGAGCCTGATCCGGCAGCAACAGACGGTGGGCAGCGGGACGGAGATGGTGAGGCTGAACCTGGTGTGGGCGATTGGGGCTTGTGCTTGTCCGTCGCTGACGGTTCATGCGCTGGGTGCGGGGGACTTTGGGCCGGTGCTGCTGGGGTTGGCGGGGTGCTTCCTGGCGCTGGCGGGTGCGGCGCTGGCGCAGCGGGAGCTGATGGTGTTGACGGCGGGGGCGGAGGTTGGGGATGCGTGGGCGATCTTCAGGCGCATGCCGCTGGGGCTGATTGCGATGATCTTTCTGGTGACGGGGATCGAGGCTTCCGCGGGGGGGTGGCTGACGACTTATACGCGAAGGGGAGGACATGAGCTTGCCGAGGCGGTGGCTGCGCCGACTTGCCTTTGGGCGGGGCTGCTGCTGAGCCGGTTGTTCTGGAGCGTAAGGGACAAGTGGTTGTCCGAGGCGGTGGTGGTTCGGGGGAGCCTGGTGCTGATGACGGCGGCGGCCGTGCTGCTGGTGGCGACGACGCATGGCGTGGCGATTTTGGCGGCGGCGTTTCTGTTGGGGTTCGGGATTGGGCCGACGTATCCGCTCTTGCTGGGGTGGGCGCTGCGGTATCAGCGGGGTGGGGCGATATTTTTTGTTGCGGGGGTGGGGTCGGCTTGTCTGCCGTGGATGACGGGGCTGGTGTCGGCGGAGCGGGGGTCGCTAAGGATGGGGCTGGTGGTGCCTATGGTGGGGACGGCTGTGATGCTGCTGGTGGCGATGGTGTCGCCGGTGAGGAGCTGGGGCGGGGCGGTCCCTGTGAAGACTCGGTTCGGGACGCCGCTTGGCGACAATCCCGGCTAG
- a CDS encoding alginate lyase family protein: protein MQRSFVPSFRSIGVSVVLACAAFASAGAATLRSPWDGHAVTLTDAPYSCPALPAVAPDLTTDGFYRTDDPTHSIVDPVRMEAYKRSSDPVKEVGQTLVREADAFRTTGSRAAGRCALEQITSLARQRSLTGKMSSNQAYYVQGWIAGAIAIAYLKISDAGLATPEQRRLIAPWLLQIGDATRTWYDDHAAKTHVSAGNNHLYWAGVELAAIGVAANDRKAFDWGMATYENGVAQIRPDGTLPLEMERGTKALHYHLYALAPLVLLAELGEVNGLDLYAAHGGAIHRLVKVSIGGLSDPAVFVAGTGKQQEAPGTVSGDQIGWAPPYERRFPDAAIARYVKAAPSLSVFYLGGLPPA, encoded by the coding sequence TTGCAGAGATCATTCGTTCCATCGTTTCGTTCTATTGGGGTTTCTGTTGTGCTGGCCTGTGCTGCCTTTGCCAGTGCCGGGGCGGCGACGCTGCGGTCTCCGTGGGATGGTCACGCGGTGACGCTGACGGATGCCCCCTATAGCTGCCCGGCGCTGCCTGCGGTTGCACCTGACCTGACTACGGATGGATTCTACCGGACGGATGATCCGACGCACTCGATTGTAGACCCGGTGCGGATGGAGGCTTATAAGCGGTCGAGCGATCCGGTGAAAGAGGTTGGGCAGACGCTGGTGCGGGAGGCGGATGCGTTTCGGACGACGGGCTCGCGTGCTGCGGGACGATGTGCGCTGGAGCAGATCACGTCGCTGGCACGGCAGCGCTCGTTGACGGGAAAGATGTCTTCCAACCAGGCTTACTACGTGCAGGGTTGGATTGCGGGGGCAATTGCGATTGCTTACCTGAAGATCAGCGATGCGGGGCTGGCGACGCCGGAGCAGAGACGGCTGATTGCGCCGTGGCTGCTGCAGATTGGCGACGCTACGCGCACCTGGTACGACGACCATGCCGCGAAGACGCATGTGTCGGCGGGCAACAATCATCTGTATTGGGCCGGCGTAGAGCTTGCGGCGATTGGGGTGGCGGCGAACGACCGGAAGGCGTTCGACTGGGGGATGGCGACTTATGAGAACGGGGTGGCGCAGATCCGGCCGGATGGGACGCTGCCACTGGAGATGGAACGGGGGACCAAGGCGCTCCACTACCATTTGTATGCGCTGGCTCCGCTGGTGCTGCTGGCTGAGCTTGGCGAGGTGAACGGGCTGGACCTTTATGCCGCGCACGGTGGGGCGATCCATCGGCTGGTGAAGGTGTCGATTGGCGGGCTGTCCGATCCTGCGGTGTTTGTTGCGGGGACGGGTAAGCAGCAGGAGGCTCCCGGGACAGTGAGCGGAGACCAGATTGGCTGGGCTCCGCCGTACGAGCGGCGCTTTCCTGATGCGGCGATTGCTCGCTATGTGAAGGCAGCGCCTAGCCTGAGTGTGTTCTACCTGGGTGGGTTGCCGCCGGCATGA